A DNA window from Bubalus bubalis isolate 160015118507 breed Murrah chromosome 20, NDDB_SH_1, whole genome shotgun sequence contains the following coding sequences:
- the MAN2C1 gene encoding alpha-mannosidase 2C1 isoform X2 yields MAAAPALKHWRTTLERVEKFVSPLYFTDCNLRGRLFGDSCPVAELSSFLTPERLPYQEAVQHDFRPAQVGDSFGPTWWTCWFRVELTIPEAWVGQEVHLRWESDGEGLVWRDGEPVQGLTKEGEKTSYVLTDKLGEKDPRSLTLYVEVACNGLLGAGKGSMIAAPDPEKMFQVSRAELAVFHRDVHKLLVDLELLLGIAKGLGEDNQRSFQALYTANQMVNICDPAQPETFPVAQALASKFFGQRGGESQHTIHAMGHCHIDTAWLWPFKETVRKCARSWVTVVQLMERNPEFIFACSQAQQLEWVRSHYPGLHARLQEFACRGQFVPVGGTWVEMDGNLPSGESMVRQFLQGQNFFRQEFGKMCSEFWLPDTFGYSAQLPQIMRSCGIKRFLTQKLSWNLVNSFPHHTFFWEGLDGSQVLAHFPPGDSYGMQGSVEEVLKTVTKNRDKGRTNHSAFLFGFGDGGGGPTQTMVDRLKRLCNTDGLPRVQLSSPERLFSALEGDSGQLCTWVGELFLELHNGTYTTHAQIKKGNRECERILHDVELLSSLALARSAQFLYPAALLQDLWRLLLLNQFHDVVTGSCIQLVAEEAMCHYEDIRSHGNTLLSAAAAALCAGEPGPEGLLIVNTLPWKRTEVLALPRPGGAHCLALVTVPGMGYAPAPTPTSLQPLPPQQPVFVVQETDGSVTLDNGIIRVRLDPTGRLTSLVLVASGREAIAEGAVGNQFVLFDDVPLYWDAWDVMDYHLETRKPVLGQAGTLAVGTEGGVRGSAWFLLQISPNSRLSQEVVLDVGCPYVRFHTEVHWHEAHKFLKVEFPARVRSPQATYEVQFGHLQRPTHYNTSWDWARFEEKELWSTWRRGATKWVSDLRSRCGPTAGWICQSMALGWLCSMTASMARQYRATSSASRSCGRLSPLTPPWTWGATSSRTR; encoded by the exons ATGGCGGCGGCGCCGGCCCTGAAGCACTGGCGCACTACGCTGGAGCGGGTGGAGAAATTCGTGTCGCCGCTCTACTTTACCGATTGTAATCTCCGCGGCAG GCTCTTCGGAGACAGCTGCCCAGTGGCCGAGCTCTCCAGCTTCTTGACGCCCGAAAGACTTCCCTACCAGGAGGCAGTCCAGCACGACTTCCGCCCCGCGCAGGTCGGCGACAGCTTCGGACCCAC ATGGTGGACCTGTTGGTTCCGTGTAGAGCTGACCATCCCAGAGGCATGGGTGGGTCAGGAAGTTCACCTTCGCTGGGAAAGTGATGGAGAAGGCCTGGTGTGGCGTGATGGGGAACCTGTCCAG GGTTTGaccaaagagggagagaaaaccaGCTACGTTCTGACTGACAAGCTAGGGGAGAAAGACCCCCGGAG CCTGACCCTCTATGTGGAAGTAGCCTGCAACGGGCTCCTGGGGGCTGGAAAGGGATCCATGATCGCAGCCCCTGATCCAGAGAAGATGTTCCAGGTGAGCCGGGCTGAGCTGGCCGTGTTCCACCGGGATGTCCACAAGCTCCTGGTGGACCTGGAGCTCCTTCTGGGCATCGCCAAG GGCCTCGGGGAGGACAACCAGCGCAGCTTCCAGGCCCTATACACTGCCAACCAGATGGTGAACATATGTGACCCTGCCCAGCCTGAGACCTTTCCAGTGGCCCAGGCCCTGGCCTCCAAGTTCTTTGGCCAACGTGGGGGTGAAAGCCAGCATACCATCCACGCCATGGGGCACTGCCACATTGACACAG CCTGGCTCTGGCCCTTCAAGGAGACTGTGCGGAAATGTGCCCGAAGCTGGGTGACGGTCGTTCAGCTCATGGAGCGGAACCCCGAGTTCATCTTTGCCTGCTCCCAG GCGCAGCAGCTCGAGTGGGTGAGGAGCCACTACCCTGGCCTGCATGCCCGGCTCCAGGAGTTTGCCTGCCGCGGGCAGTTTGTGCCCGTGGGGGGCACCTGGGTGGAAATG GATGGGAACCTTCCCAGTGGAGAGTCCATGGTGAGGCAGTTCCTGCAGGGTCAGAACTTCTTCCGTCAGGAGTTCGGGAAGATGTGCTCAGAG TTCTGGCTGCCAGACACATTCGGCTACTCCGCACAGCTGCCCCAGATCATGCGTAGCTGTGGCATCAAGCGCTTCCTCACCCAAAAGCTGAGCTGGAACTTGGTGAACTCCTTCCCG CACCATACCTTTTTCTGGGAGGGGCTGGATGGCTCCCAGGTGCTGGCCCACTTCCCACCCGGTGACTCCTATGGGATGCAGGGCAGCGTGGAGGAG GTGCTGAAGACAGTGACCAAAAACCGGGACAAGGGACGGACCAACCACAGCGCCTTCCTCTTTGGCTttggggatggaggtggtggcCCCACCCAGACCATGGTGGACCGCTTGAAGCGGCTGTGCAATACCGACGGGCTGCCCAG GGTGCAGCTGTCCTCTCCGGAGCGACTCTTCTCAGCGCTGGAGGGCGACTCGGGGCAGCTGTGCACCTGGGTTGGGGAGCTCTTCCTGGAGCTACACAATGGCACCTACACCACCCATGCCCAG ATCAAGAAGGGGAACCGGGAGTGTGAGCGGATCCTGCATGACGTGGAGCTGCTCAGCAGCCTGGCCCTGGCCCGCAGCGCCCAGTTCCTCTACCCGGCTGCCCTGCTGCAGGATCTCTGGAG GCTCCTGCTCCTAAACCAGTTCCATGATGTGGTGACTGGGAGCTGCATCCAGCTGGTGGCAGAGGAAGCCATGTGCCACTACGAAG ACATCCGTTCCCATGGCAACACACTGCTCAGTGCTGCAGCTGCAGCCCTGTGTGCTGGGGAGCCAGGTCCTGAGGGCCTTCTCATTGTCAACACGCTGCCCTGGAAGCGCACCGAAGTGCTGGCCCTGCCCCGGCCTGGCGGGGCCCACTGCTTAG ccctggtcACCGTCCCCGGCATGGGCtatgcccctgcccccacccccacctcgcTGCAGCCCCTGCCGCCCCAGCAGCCTGTGTTCGTAGTGCAAGAG ACTGACGGTTCTGTGACTCTGGACAACGGCATCATCCGAGTGAGGCTGGACCCAACTGGCCGCCTGACATCCCTGGTGCTGGTGGCCTCCGGCAG GGAGGCCATTGCTGAGGGCGCCGTGGGGAACCAGTTTGTGCTGTTTGACGATGTCCCCCTGTACTGGGACGCATGGGACGTCATGGACTACCACCTAGAAACACG AAAGCCAGTGCTGGGCCAGGCAGGGACCCTGGCAGTGGGCACTGAGGGTGGCGTGCGGGGCAGCGCCTGGTTCCTGCTGCAGATCAGTCCTAATAGTCGGCTCAGCCAGGAGGTTGTGCTGGACGTTGGCTGCCCCTATGTCCGCTTCCACACTGAG gTACACTGGCACGAGGCCCACAAGTTCCTGAAGGTGGAGTTCCCTGCCCGTGTGCGCAGTCCCCAGGCCACCTATGAGGTCCAGTTTGGACATCTGCAGCGGCCCACCCACTACAACACCTCTTGGGACTGGGCTCGATTTGAG GAAAAGGAGCTCTGGAGCACATGGAGGAGGGGGGCCACCAAGTGGGTCTCTGATCTACGCTCCAGGTGTGGGCCCACCGCTGGATGGATCTGTCAGAGCATGGCTTTGGGCTGGCTCTGCTCAATGACTGCAAGTATGGCGCGTCAGTACAGGGCAACGTCCTCAGCCTCTCGCT CTTGCGGGCGCCTAAGTCCCCTGACGCCACCGTGGACATGGGGCGCCACGAGTTCACGTACGCGCTGA